In Nostoc piscinale CENA21, the genomic stretch CTCAATTCTCAAGATCAAGAAAATTCGGTGACTCAAGTACAATCCGAAAACTTGGCTTGTGTATTGTATACTTCTGGGTCTACTGGCAAACCCAAAGGCGTGATGTTGACTCATGCAGCTTTGGTTAATCATTGTAGTGCCATTAGTGAAGCATTTGGTTTGACAAGTAGCGATGCCTACGGCGGGCAAAGCCAACGCGTTTTACAATTTGCCGCTTTTGGCTTTGATGTCGCAGTAGAAGAAATCTTCCCCACTTGGTTTAAAGGTGGAACAGTAGTATTAAGACCAGCGCAAATGTTTTCTTCCTTTGCCAGTTTTTCCCAATTTATTGAACAACAAAAGTTGAGTGTCTTGACTCTCACTCCAGCCTACTGGCATGAATGGATGGTAGCAGTATCTCAATCCTATGCCACCGTGCCGCAAAGTCTACGCTTATTAACTGTGGGTGGGGATACAGTTCTGCCAGAAACAGTGACAATGTGGCAGCAATTGGTAGGCGAACGTGTCACTTGTCTCAATGCTTACGGCCCCACCGAAGCATCAGTTACAGCCGTAGTCTATGATGTACAGAATTTTCAATTAGAAAAAACCAATACAGTTCCCATCGGTCGTCCTGTCGCTAATACAGCAATTTACATCCTCGACAGTAATCTCCAACCAGTACCGATTGGAGTTAAAGGCGAATTATACATCGGTGGTGTGCGTTTAGCACGGGGTTATCTCAACCGTCCTGAGTTGACAGAAGACAAATTTATTCTCAACCCCTTTCAAAGAGGCAGGGAGCAGGGGAAAAATTCATCAGCACTCAGCACTCAGCACTCAGCACTTTTATATAAAACAGGGGATTTAGCACGTTATCTTCCCGACGGTAACATCGAGTTTATCGGTCGAATTGATGATGTAGTGAAAATCCGAGGTTTTCGCGTTGCACTTGGGGAAATTGAAAGTCTATTGGTTCAACATCCTGATGTCATTACCCAGGCGGTAATGCTAAGAGAAGACCAACCAGGTCATAAGCAGTTAGTTGCATATATTGTCTCTAGTAACCCAGCTTTAGACCAAAATGACTTACAAAGCTTCTTGAAACAAAAGCTGCCAAACTACATGATCCCAACAGCTTTCGTGATGCTGGAGACTTTGCCACTCAATGCTAATGGAAAAGTTGACCGTCGCGCACTACCCGCTCCACAGCAAGACATTGACCTAAGCAACTTTGTTTTACCCCATACGCCAACACAAAAACTAATAGCAGATATTTGGAGCAGTGTTTTAGGAACAATACAGCTAGGCATTCACAACAACTTTTTTTGATATGGGGGGAAATTCTTTACGTGCTATCCAGGTGATGTCTCTGTTGAGAGAGACTGTACAACTAGAGTTACCCCTACGTTATCTATTTGAGAACCCTACAGTTTCAGAACTGGCAGAAAAAGTCGATAGCTTACAAATAAACCAGACTAAGACAATTAACACTGCAACTATCAACGATTTAAAAGCAGAAGCAGTCTTAGATTCTAGCATTCGTATCCCAACCACATCTTTTGAATTCATAAACCAACCCAAGCGGATTTTTTTAACGGGAGTAACAGGTTTTTTGGGAAGTCATTTACTGCATGAACTCCTACAACAAACTGAGGCTGATATTTATTGCTTGATTCGCGCTACCAATGTTGAACAAGCACAGCAGAGGTTGCAAAGTAAACTTAAATTCTACCAACTCTGGGAAGGAATAAAGAGCGATCGCATCATTCCTGTAGTCGGAGATTTAACGAAAAACTATTTAGGCCTTTCTACATCACAATTTCAACACTTAGCTAGTCAGATAGATGTGATCTATCACTGTGGTGCTTGGATCAATGTTATCTATCCTTACTCTGTTTTAAAAGCAGCTAATGTACTTGGAACTCAAGAAATCATCCGATTAGCTAGTGAAACTAAAGTCAAACCTTTGCACTTTATCTCCACAACATCTGTTTTAGCAGCATCGTCTCAAAATGAAGCTGGATTAATTCTTGAATCAGACCCCCTTGACCAATATCAAACCCTTGACAATGGCTATATCCAAAGCAAGTGGGTAGCAGAAAAATTAGTTATGCAAGCCCGCGACTTAGGACTTCCTGTTTCTATTTATCGAGCATCAAGGATAACAGGACACAGCCAAACTGGGATTAGTAACACAGATGATTTATTTTGCAGGCTAGTGAAAGGTTGCATACAAATGAAAATGGCTCCAGATATTGACATGGAAGATAATTTGACTCCTGTAGACTATGTGAGCAAGATGATTGTTCATCTGTCACATCAGAAAGAATCTTTAGGAAAAGCATTTCATTTAGTTAATCCTGACTCTACTCCAGTCAAGCATTTGTTTAACTTAATTCGCTCTTTAGGATATCCTTTGCAACTAATTTCTTTAGAGCAATGGCATTCAGAAATTTCACGTCATAGTAAAATATCTGACACAGATAATTTAGACTTTTTGTCTCATATCATTACAAAAACTACGATAAAAAGCGGTCAAGAACCAAAAATTGACTATCAAAATACTATGAATGGACTAGTAAATACTGATATTATGTATCCTCTGTTAGACCAAAATTTACTTAAAACTTACATCTCCTACTTCATCAGTAGCGGTTTTATAGATGACCAATTAGTAACAGAGCAAATTGCACTTGGTAATAAGGCAAACTAACCTGGCAAAAATGCCAATGCGATCGCCTCCATCAACCTACTCAAATTACCACTCGCTGGGGATATTAAGTGAATGGAAACATCAATGTTAATTATTCAGCTAACTAGGTGGTCTTAATGTTAAATCTAAACCACCAATTATATTTACTAATTTCAAATTTTTTGGAGAAGCATCAAAAACTAGAAAAATTCAAACAATTATCCAATAGTGCAACTTTTGATAGTTCTGTGAAATTTCTAGGAAATTGTGATAATTGGATGAATGATAAAAGCTTAATCACAATCGGTAAAAATGGACTAATTTTGGGTGAATTGGCTGTATTCTCCTATGGTGGGAAAATAGAAATAGGTGAAGATTGCTATATTGGTGAGGGAACGCGAATTAGATCAGCTAACTCTATCAAAATTGGTAATGAAGTGGTAATCTCAGATAATGTTACCATTTATGATACAGATGCCCATTCATTAAATCATGCTTTAAGACACAAAGAATTTGTTGAAGTCGTCATTCAAGATAATCTGATTAAAGATGCTAAAGAGCTAGACGTAAA encodes the following:
- a CDS encoding thioester reductase domain-containing protein — its product is MGGNSLRAIQVMSLLRETVQLELPLRYLFENPTVSELAEKVDSLQINQTKTINTATINDLKAEAVLDSSIRIPTTSFEFINQPKRIFLTGVTGFLGSHLLHELLQQTEADIYCLIRATNVEQAQQRLQSKLKFYQLWEGIKSDRIIPVVGDLTKNYLGLSTSQFQHLASQIDVIYHCGAWINVIYPYSVLKAANVLGTQEIIRLASETKVKPLHFISTTSVLAASSQNEAGLILESDPLDQYQTLDNGYIQSKWVAEKLVMQARDLGLPVSIYRASRITGHSQTGISNTDDLFCRLVKGCIQMKMAPDIDMEDNLTPVDYVSKMIVHLSHQKESLGKAFHLVNPDSTPVKHLFNLIRSLGYPLQLISLEQWHSEISRHSKISDTDNLDFLSHIITKTTIKSGQEPKIDYQNTMNGLVNTDIMYPLLDQNLLKTYISYFISSGFIDDQLVTEQIALGNKAN
- a CDS encoding acyltransferase, whose protein sequence is MLNLNHQLYLLISNFLEKHQKLEKFKQLSNSATFDSSVKFLGNCDNWMNDKSLITIGKNGLILGELAVFSYGGKIEIGEDCYIGEGTRIRSANSIKIGNEVVISDNVTIYDTDAHSLNHALRHKEFVEVVIQDNLIKDAKELDVKSAPVIIEDHVWIGFNAAILKGVTIGKGAIIGASSVVTKDVEAFTVVVGNPAKVIKKLLN